CGATACGACCGCTGAGACCGCAAACGACGCGGTCCCATCCGGCCCGCGGGTCGATGCCGCGGGTGCGGCACGGTTGTTCGATGCTGCCGATTCGATCGTCATCATCGCGCACGTCTATCCCGACGCCGACACCATCGGCGCCGGTCTGGCACTCGCACAGGTCGCCGCCACGGCGGGCAAGGACGTCCAGGTCAGCTTCGCCGCTCCCGATGCACTTCCCGAGTCGCTGGCCACCCTGCCCGGCGGGCACCTGCTGGTCCCGCCGGCCCAGGTGCGCCGAGACCCGGACCTGGTGGTCACCGTCGACATCCCGTCGGTGAACCGCCTCGGCAGCCTGAGCGGGTTGGCGGAGGGTGCCCGCGGGGTACTGGTCATCGATCACCATGCTTCCAACACACTGTTCGGCACAACCAACTTCGTGGATCCCAAGGCGGACTCGACGACGATGCTGGTCGCCGAGCTCCTCGATGCCTGGGACAAGCCGATCGACGAACCGGTGGCGCACTGTCTCTATGCCGGATTGACCACCGATACCGGCTCTTTCCGGTGGGCCAGCGCACGCGCGCACCGGTTGGCGTCCCGACTGCTCGATACCGGGTTGGACAACGCCGGTATCAGTCGCGACCTGATGGACACCCACCCGTTCGCCTGGCTCCCGATGTTGTCGCGCGTGCTGGGTTCGGCCCGGCTGATCGACGATGCCGCCGGCGGACTGGGGCTGGTCTACGCCATGGTCGACCACGAGGAATGGACCAATGCCCGGCCCGAAGAGGTCGAGAGCATCGTCGATATCGTGCGCACCACCGCCCAGGCGGAAGTGGCGGCGGTGTTCAAGGAGATCGAACCACGGCAGTGGTCGGTGTCGATGCGCTCCAAGTCATTGGATGTCTCGGCGGTGGCAGGGCGTTTCGGCGGCGGGGGACACCGCCAGGCCGCAGGCTACTCGGCCGCCGGCTCAGCCGATGACGTCGTCCGTGCGTTGCAGGACGCTCTTGGCTGACGAACCCGTCACCGCGCGGCGGATCGCCGGACTGGCGTTACCCGCACTGGGAGTGCTTGCCGCCGAACCTCTTTACCTGCTGTTCGACCTCGCCGTCGTAGGTCGGCTCGGGGCGCTGAGTTTGGCGGGTCTGGCGATCGGCGGCTTGGTGATCTCACTGGTCGCCTCGCAAGGCACCTTCCTGTCCTATGGCACCACCGCACGATCGGCGCGTTTCTTCGGGGCAGGCGATCGCGCCGCCGCAGTCCGTGAAGGTGTGCAGGCCACCTGGCTCGCGGTGGGGCTCGGGGTGCTGATCGTGGCCCTTGTGCAGGTCTTCGCCGATCCGCTGGTCTCCGTGCTCGCCGACGGCGGCGCGCTGGCCGCCGAGACGCTGCCATGGCTGCGCATCGCCATCTGCGGGGCGCCGGCGCTGTTGATCTCGTTGGCAGGCAACGGCTGGATGCGCGGTGTGCAGGACACCGTGCGGCCCCTTCGCTATGTCGTCTTCGGTTTCGCCGTGTCGGCGCTGCTGTGTCCGCTGTTGGTGTACGGCTGGCTGGGATTGCCCCGGCTGGAGTTGGCCGGCTCGGCGATCGCGAATCTGGTCGGGCAATGGTTGGCGGCGTTGTTGTTCTGCCGGGCCCTGCTCGCCGAAAAGGTGCCGCTGGCAGCCGCGCCCGCCGTACTGGCTGCGCAGCTGCTGATGGGACGCGACCTGCTGGTGCGCTCACTGGCCTTCCAGGCCTGCTTCGTCTCCGCGGCCGCGGTGGCCGCCCGGTTCGGCGCCGCCTCGGTGGCTGCCCACCAGGTGGTGTTGCAACTGTGGAGTTTCCTTGCCCTGGTGCTGGATTCGCTGGCCATAGCCGCTCAGTCACTGGTCGGTGCCGCCCTGGGCGGTGGCCAGTTGAGCCACGCCAAGTCGGTTGCCACCCGCGTCACCATCTTTTCCACCGCGGCCGCCGCGATACTCGCGCTGATCTTCGCCGCCGGTTCCGAGGTGATCCCGCGGCTGTTCACCTCCGATGCGGCGGTCCTCGACCAGATCGGCGTGCCATGGTGGTTCCTGGTCGGCCAATTGATCGTCGCCGGAATCGTTTTCGCGCTGGATGGGGTGCTGCTGGGCGCCGGTGACGCCCGGTTCATGCGTAACGCGACGGTGTGCAGCGCGTTGGTCGGTTTCCTACCGCTGATCTGGTTGTCGTTGGCGTTCGGCTGGGGACTGGCCGGCATCTGGTCGGGCCTGTCCCTGTTCATGGTGCTGCGCCTGCTGTTCGTCGGCTGGCGCACCCTCTCGGGACGCTGGCTGGTGGCAGGCACCGGATAGTCCCCAGCTGAAGCCGGCCGTCAGGCTCCCAGCGTGCGCTGGATGTCACCCTTCATGGCGTTGAGCTGGCTGCCCCAGTAACCCCAGCCGTGGGTGCCGTTGGGCGGGAAGTTGAACGTGCCGTTGGTACCACCGGCCTTCTCGTACTGGGTCTGGAAGTTGCGGTTGCTGTCCAAGGTGATCGTTTCCAGCACCTGGCCGGCCACATCGCCACCACCGCCGAGCTCACCGGGACGACCGGTGCCGCAGTACACCCAGATGCGAGTGCCGTTGGCGACGAGCTTGCCGACGTTCACGGTCGGGTCGTTGCGCTGCCAGGCCGGTCCGCCGCCCAGACCCCACATGTTGATCGCGTTGAACCCGCCGGCGTCGGCCATGGCGAAGGTGACCAGCAGTGGCCACAGGCCCTGCGAGAGGTTCAGGTAGCCCGACAGCGAGGCGGCGTAGCTGAACTGACCGGGGTGGAAGGCTGCCAGGGTCAACGCGGCGCTACCCGACATCGACAGCCCGACAACGGCATTGCCGTTCGGCGAGATGCCCTTGTTGGCCGCCAGGTAGTTCGGCAGCTCGGAGGTCAGGAAGGTCTCCCACTGGTAGTTGTAGGTCTGGCCGTTGCCGACCGCGGGTCCCTGCCAGTTGGTGTAGAAGCTGGACATGCCACCCACCGGCATGACGACCGAGACTCCGGATTCGAAGAAGGTCTCGAAGGCCGCGGTCTCGATATCCCAGCCGCTGTTGTCGTCGCGGGCGCGCAGACCGTCGAGCAGGTACACCGCGCGCGGACCGCCCCCTTGGAAGCGCACCGGGATGTCGCGGCCCATCGCGGCCGAAGGAACCATCAGCGTCTCCACCGGTAGCCCGGGACGGGAGAATGCCGAGGCGGTGGTCGGTTGGACCACCCCGACGAGCAGGAGTGTGGCCATCAGGCCGACCACTACTCGGCGGGTCACTGTGTGCAGATTTTTCATGAGATCGATGCCGTCCTGTCGGGCGAGCCCCCCGCGGCGCGCAGGTACGAAGATGCGGTCCGGAACTGCGCTGGGCCGGACCGGTGTCATCGATTACGTCGTCCGCGAACGGCTTTTCGTTACGACGCCTTCGGTTCGCTGTCGGTGAACGCCCGGAAACACCACGGACGCCCGACGCATTCAGCGCCGGGCGTCCGAGGGTGCTCGATCAGTCCGCGGCGCCGGAGCTTCCCAGCAGGTAGCGGACCCGATTGGCCACCGTGATGAACTCTGGCCGTTCCATCGTCTCGGCGTAGTCCCGTTCGGCGGGTAGGTCGACGTCGATGGTCTCGATGATGCGGCCCGGCCGCGGGCTCATCACCACGACCCGGTTGGCCAGGTACACCGCCTCGGCCACCGAGTGCGTCACCAGTACGACGGTGGTTCCGGTTTCCCGCCAGATCCGGTGCAACTCGACATTCATCTTTTCCCGGGTCAGCGCGTCGAGTGCACCGAAGGGCTCGTCCATCAACAGCACCTCGGGTTGGTGCAGCAGCGCCCTGCACAGCGAAACACGTTGCTGCATACCGCCGGACAGCTCGTGGGGCAGGGCGTTCTCGAACCCGCTCAGCCCGGTCATCTCGATCAGGTAATCGCAGCGGGACTGTGCCTCCTTACGGGGCATGCCCCGCATCTCGGCCTGCAGCAGGATGTTCTTGCGGACCGAACGCCATTCCAGCAGGGCGGCCCGCTGGAAGACGTATCCGATATCGCGCTGTGGTCCCTTGACCTGCTTCCCGCGCAACCTGACATCACCGGAGGTGGCGGTGGTCAATCCGGCGACCACCTTGAGCAGGGTGGACTTGCCACAGCCCGACGGTCCGGCGATGGAGACGAACTCCCCGTGTGCGACCCGCAGATCGACATCATCGACGGCGGTGACGGTGGACCGTTTGGAGGAGAACGTGACGGTCAGGTTGTCGATGGAGATGGCGTCTGAGGTCACGGTGGTCCTCGGTGCGGTGATCGTTGCGGAGGTCATGATCGGGCTCTCCCTATTGTCCTGCGGTGGCGGGGACGAACGATGACGCCCAGTATTCGGCCGGGTCCTTGGCCGACTGCAGGAGACCGGCCTCGCTCAGGGTGGCGATGGTGGAGGTCCAGTCCTGTTCGGCATTGGTGCCGGGAACCTTGCCGGTGGTGGCCGGGGTGTTCAACAGCGGGATGGTCTCCTGCCACTGCTGCAGCAGTACCTGCTCCGGTGGCGTCTGCGGGTCGACACCGACCATGGCCTTGGCGGCGGCCTCGGGATCGTTCTTGGCCGACTCGTAGGATTCGCTGACCGCGTCCAACATCGACTGCACCAGTTCCGGATTGTCGGCGATGGTGGAGTTGTGGGTGATCAAACCGTTGCTGTAGAAGTTCAGCCCGGCGTCGGAGTAGCGGAAGTAGCGCATTTCGCGGCCGCTCTTGTTGGCGATGGTGGGGCCCTGGTCGTGGGCGAAGCCGATGAGCCCGTCGACGCGGCCGGCCATCAGGGCGGCCATCTTGCCCGCGGAGTCCAGGTTCTGCTCCTGTACCGCACCGGGTTCCAGGCCGACATCGGCGAGGTACATCGGGAACGTGGTGGTCGGGGCGTCACCTGCGGACACCGCGATGGTGCGTCCGGCGAGATCGGCCGGTTCCTCGATTCCGGAGTCGGCGAACACCTGGACCGCCGAGGGGGTGGTCTGCAGGAACACGCCGACGCTCTTGATGTCGACGCCTTGGTCGATATTGCTCAACACCGCGGCGGTATCGGACCAGCCGAAGTCGACCTGCTTACCGCCGACCGCCTGCGCGGTGCGGGTGGAGCCCTGGCCGGGATCGATGGTCAGGTCGATACCGTGCTTGGCGAAGATGCCCTCTTTCACGCCGAGGTAGAGGGGAGCGTGCTCGCCGTAGGGGTACCAGTTCAGCATCAGCGTGACCGGGGTGGTGCCCTCGCCACCGTCGGCGGCCGAGTTGTCCTGGCCCGCACCGCCGCCGCAGGCGGCGAGTGTGAGCATGGCGGTGGTGGCGGCGATCGCGCCGGCGGCGCGACGATTCAGCGAAAACATTCCGGTCTCCTGTTTCGGGGTGGGTGTCAGACGTCCGCGGTCGAGGCGGAGTTGGATGTACGGCGCGAGGCGTGCCAGGGGATGAGCAGCTTCTCGGCGATCTCGATGATGGCGAACAGCACGATCCCCAGGATGGACATGATGATCAGGGCCGAGAACAGCATGGCGGTGTCCAGGCTTCCGTTGGCCTGCAGGATCACATAGCCCAAACCTTCGTTGGCGCCGACGAATTCACCGACCACGGCGCCGGTGACCGCGAGGGTGGCGGCCACCTTCAGGCCGGACATCAACTGCGGCAGGGACGCGGGGAAGCGAACCTTCATGAAGGTCTTGAACCGGCTGGCACCCATGGTGGAGGTGAGTTCGAGGATCTCGGGATCCACCGAACGCAGACCGGCCAGCCCGGAGATCACGATGGGGAAGAAGGCCATCAGCACGGCGACCAGGATCTTGGGGGACGGGCCGAAGCCCAGCCACACGATGAACAGTGGGGCGATGGCGATCTTCGGGACCACCTGGGCGAACAGGATGAGCGGGTAGACGGTCTTCTCGAAGCTGGTCGAGTAGATCATCATGACCGCGACGAAGACGCCGACGACGGTGGCGATGAGGAAGCCGATGACGGTCTCCCAGGTGGTCACCCAGGTGTTGGCCGCGAGGTATGCCGCGTTCTGCTGGGTTGCGGCCCAGGTGTCGGCGGGCGAGGGAAGGATGTAGGGCGCAACGAGTTCGGCCTCGGTGACTGCCCACCAGCCGGCCAGCAGCGCGAGCACCAGCATGATCGGCCGCCAGGTGTTCGACAACGTGCGTCCCGGTGAGAATGATCGGCGAGCCCGTCGGGACCCGGTGCGCGATTGTGCCCGCGTGCCGATGTCCGGTGACTGGACGCGGGCCGATGCGGTTACCGCCATGGAATGTCCTCTAGTTCGCAGTGAACGGGATGAAACCCGTTGGGAATGCGCTTTCCGAAGCAATTCCGACAGTAACGTGACCTGGCGCACACTGTCAACCGAGCAGTGGTCCGCGCCTCGTGAGGCTGAGAATCAGCTCAGCTTCGTGCTGTCCCGCAGCACGATCCGACCGGGGATCCGCTCGCGCAGATCG
The sequence above is drawn from the Mycolicibacterium neoaurum VKM Ac-1815D genome and encodes:
- a CDS encoding DHH family phosphoesterase; translation: MTTTDTTAETANDAVPSGPRVDAAGAARLFDAADSIVIIAHVYPDADTIGAGLALAQVAATAGKDVQVSFAAPDALPESLATLPGGHLLVPPAQVRRDPDLVVTVDIPSVNRLGSLSGLAEGARGVLVIDHHASNTLFGTTNFVDPKADSTTMLVAELLDAWDKPIDEPVAHCLYAGLTTDTGSFRWASARAHRLASRLLDTGLDNAGISRDLMDTHPFAWLPMLSRVLGSARLIDDAAGGLGLVYAMVDHEEWTNARPEEVESIVDIVRTTAQAEVAAVFKEIEPRQWSVSMRSKSLDVSAVAGRFGGGGHRQAAGYSAAGSADDVVRALQDALG
- a CDS encoding MATE family efflux transporter codes for the protein MTSSVRCRTLLADEPVTARRIAGLALPALGVLAAEPLYLLFDLAVVGRLGALSLAGLAIGGLVISLVASQGTFLSYGTTARSARFFGAGDRAAAVREGVQATWLAVGLGVLIVALVQVFADPLVSVLADGGALAAETLPWLRIAICGAPALLISLAGNGWMRGVQDTVRPLRYVVFGFAVSALLCPLLVYGWLGLPRLELAGSAIANLVGQWLAALLFCRALLAEKVPLAAAPAVLAAQLLMGRDLLVRSLAFQACFVSAAAVAARFGAASVAAHQVVLQLWSFLALVLDSLAIAAQSLVGAALGGGQLSHAKSVATRVTIFSTAAAAILALIFAAGSEVIPRLFTSDAAVLDQIGVPWWFLVGQLIVAGIVFALDGVLLGAGDARFMRNATVCSALVGFLPLIWLSLAFGWGLAGIWSGLSLFMVLRLLFVGWRTLSGRWLVAGTG
- a CDS encoding alpha/beta hydrolase — translated: MATLLLVGVVQPTTASAFSRPGLPVETLMVPSAAMGRDIPVRFQGGGPRAVYLLDGLRARDDNSGWDIETAAFETFFESGVSVVMPVGGMSSFYTNWQGPAVGNGQTYNYQWETFLTSELPNYLAANKGISPNGNAVVGLSMSGSAALTLAAFHPGQFSYAASLSGYLNLSQGLWPLLVTFAMADAGGFNAINMWGLGGGPAWQRNDPTVNVGKLVANGTRIWVYCGTGRPGELGGGGDVAGQVLETITLDSNRNFQTQYEKAGGTNGTFNFPPNGTHGWGYWGSQLNAMKGDIQRTLGA
- a CDS encoding ABC transporter ATP-binding protein; amino-acid sequence: MTSATITAPRTTVTSDAISIDNLTVTFSSKRSTVTAVDDVDLRVAHGEFVSIAGPSGCGKSTLLKVVAGLTTATSGDVRLRGKQVKGPQRDIGYVFQRAALLEWRSVRKNILLQAEMRGMPRKEAQSRCDYLIEMTGLSGFENALPHELSGGMQQRVSLCRALLHQPEVLLMDEPFGALDALTREKMNVELHRIWRETGTTVVLVTHSVAEAVYLANRVVVMSPRPGRIIETIDVDLPAERDYAETMERPEFITVANRVRYLLGSSGAAD
- a CDS encoding ABC transporter substrate-binding protein — its product is MFSLNRRAAGAIAATTAMLTLAACGGGAGQDNSAADGGEGTTPVTLMLNWYPYGEHAPLYLGVKEGIFAKHGIDLTIDPGQGSTRTAQAVGGKQVDFGWSDTAAVLSNIDQGVDIKSVGVFLQTTPSAVQVFADSGIEEPADLAGRTIAVSAGDAPTTTFPMYLADVGLEPGAVQEQNLDSAGKMAALMAGRVDGLIGFAHDQGPTIANKSGREMRYFRYSDAGLNFYSNGLITHNSTIADNPELVQSMLDAVSESYESAKNDPEAAAKAMVGVDPQTPPEQVLLQQWQETIPLLNTPATTGKVPGTNAEQDWTSTIATLSEAGLLQSAKDPAEYWASSFVPATAGQ
- a CDS encoding ABC transporter permease, translated to MAVTASARVQSPDIGTRAQSRTGSRRARRSFSPGRTLSNTWRPIMLVLALLAGWWAVTEAELVAPYILPSPADTWAATQQNAAYLAANTWVTTWETVIGFLIATVVGVFVAVMMIYSTSFEKTVYPLILFAQVVPKIAIAPLFIVWLGFGPSPKILVAVLMAFFPIVISGLAGLRSVDPEILELTSTMGASRFKTFMKVRFPASLPQLMSGLKVAATLAVTGAVVGEFVGANEGLGYVILQANGSLDTAMLFSALIIMSILGIVLFAIIEIAEKLLIPWHASRRTSNSASTADV